The Hyalangium ruber genome has a window encoding:
- a CDS encoding two-component regulator propeller domain-containing protein, whose protein sequence is MRSAPRSTRSEPSFRRASHRRGGGLVVAGVLALLLASAPSAWALDPSKSLLQFPRRVWQTPDGLPQNAIQALAQTPDGYLWGGTWEGLVRFDGVRFTTFDRINTPELQGRSIQCLATAPDGTLWIGTEVGLTGMREGRFFPVVAPPDIPLRNIHTLRATRDGSLWIATTGQGLLRFFQGRFQVWNSDNGLSSDRVQAFVEDARGTLWVGTTAGLHRWDGTALHPAPLFDGPQPPVHSLVVDKDDTLWAGTEQGIVYRLEAGRMRPVPEASLPGAPIEAMLADRPGTLWVGSTGRGLLRLAYGQRSTLDASQGLLSNTVASLLEDSEGNIWIGAAEGGLHRLKDALFTSLGPPEGLPQRVVSSIHEAPDGSLWFASLGNGVTRWFGGKMTTYTTREGLIHDRVRSMAPAREGGVWFSAQTGVSLWRAGAFTLSIGTEQGMPPGPIRAVYEDAEGILWAGTPEGLARWNGERLEVLTRKDGLPGDNITLLHPRPAGGFWVGTAGGGLAYFVHGRPTTVAFEGQPMFSELQALHEESNGTLWLGTDEGLYRWKAGHFSRFSRAEGLFDDRIFQILPDGRGYLWMSCNKGIFRVAHGELEAVAEGTLARVTSHTYGQDDGMRAEECNGVGAPAGIRARDGRLWFPTIRGAVVHDPRQPEAAVPSPPPVLIEELRVDGQPVASTEWGRIPPGEGHVEIHYTSPSLRAPQRLDFRYQLEGIDKEWLQAGTRRVAYYTRLPPGDYRFRVLVASTDGSTSAPETMVAFRLEPRLYQTLGFRVVAALALVLGLVGAVWLRVQRLRVRERRLQKRVAQRTAELATVNADLQARLQELQATRERLVHAEKMAAVGTLAAGVGHEINNPLAFIISNLHYATTEVRKEGERGGVRTPWQDVAKALEEALEGADRVRRIVQDLKTFSRVQPEQPQRVELHTVLDLALAISEAETRHRARVVRDYGAPPAVFGDETRLGQVFLNLLVNAAQAIPEGHADTNEIRVTTRADARGQAVVVVSDTGSGISPEVLPRIFEPFFTTKPVGVGTGLGLSICHSYVEAMGGAVHVRSELGRGTTFEVVLPAAVEEAVAPPVPSGVPVSAAVPRGRLLIIDDEPLLTAALARTLAPEHEVETFTRAGLALERLRGGERYALILCDLMMPEMTGMELHETLARELPSQAERMVFLTGGAFTETARTFLERSRMPCLEKPFEPDHLRARVRELLSGRPPSASVPAA, encoded by the coding sequence ATGCGCTCCGCCCCCCGCAGCACCCGCAGCGAGCCTTCCTTCCGCCGCGCCTCCCACCGGCGCGGCGGAGGGCTCGTCGTGGCGGGAGTGCTCGCGCTGCTGCTCGCCAGCGCCCCGAGCGCCTGGGCCCTGGACCCCAGCAAGTCGCTGCTCCAGTTCCCCCGCCGCGTCTGGCAGACGCCGGACGGGCTGCCGCAGAACGCCATCCAGGCCCTGGCGCAGACGCCGGACGGCTACCTCTGGGGCGGCACCTGGGAGGGCCTGGTGCGCTTCGACGGGGTGCGCTTCACCACCTTCGACCGCATCAACACGCCCGAGCTCCAGGGTCGCTCCATCCAATGTCTGGCCACCGCCCCGGATGGGACGCTGTGGATCGGCACCGAGGTGGGCCTCACCGGCATGCGCGAGGGGCGCTTCTTCCCCGTCGTCGCTCCACCCGACATTCCCCTGCGCAACATCCACACGCTGCGGGCCACCCGGGATGGCAGCCTGTGGATCGCCACCACCGGCCAGGGGCTCCTGCGCTTCTTCCAGGGCCGCTTCCAGGTGTGGAACAGCGACAACGGGCTGTCCAGCGACCGCGTCCAGGCCTTCGTCGAGGATGCTCGGGGCACCCTCTGGGTGGGCACCACCGCGGGCCTGCACCGCTGGGATGGCACCGCGCTGCACCCGGCGCCCCTCTTCGATGGGCCCCAGCCCCCCGTGCATTCGCTCGTGGTGGACAAGGACGACACGCTCTGGGCTGGCACCGAGCAGGGCATCGTGTACCGGCTCGAGGCGGGACGCATGCGGCCGGTGCCCGAGGCGAGCCTGCCCGGCGCTCCCATCGAGGCCATGCTCGCGGACCGGCCCGGCACCCTCTGGGTGGGCAGCACGGGCCGCGGGCTCTTGCGCCTGGCCTATGGTCAGCGCTCCACGCTGGATGCCTCGCAGGGGTTGTTGAGCAACACCGTCGCCTCCCTGTTGGAGGACTCCGAGGGCAACATCTGGATCGGCGCCGCGGAGGGGGGGCTGCACCGCCTCAAGGATGCGCTCTTCACCTCCCTGGGTCCGCCCGAGGGGCTGCCTCAGCGGGTGGTGTCCTCCATCCACGAGGCCCCGGACGGCAGCCTCTGGTTCGCCAGCCTCGGCAACGGTGTCACCCGCTGGTTCGGCGGGAAGATGACCACCTATACGACGCGCGAGGGGCTCATCCACGATCGGGTCCGCTCCATGGCTCCGGCGCGCGAAGGGGGCGTGTGGTTCAGCGCGCAGACGGGCGTCAGCCTCTGGCGCGCGGGTGCCTTCACCCTCTCGATCGGCACGGAGCAGGGCATGCCTCCGGGGCCGATCCGCGCGGTCTACGAGGACGCCGAGGGCATCCTGTGGGCCGGCACTCCGGAGGGGCTCGCCCGGTGGAATGGGGAGCGCCTCGAAGTCCTCACGCGGAAGGACGGGCTGCCCGGCGACAACATCACCCTGCTGCACCCGCGCCCCGCCGGGGGCTTCTGGGTGGGCACCGCGGGCGGCGGGCTGGCCTACTTCGTCCACGGGCGCCCCACCACCGTGGCGTTCGAGGGCCAGCCGATGTTCAGCGAGCTCCAGGCGCTGCACGAGGAGTCCAACGGCACGCTCTGGCTCGGCACCGACGAGGGGCTCTATCGCTGGAAGGCCGGGCACTTCTCGCGCTTCTCCCGCGCCGAGGGCCTGTTCGATGACCGCATCTTCCAGATCCTCCCGGATGGGCGCGGCTACCTGTGGATGAGCTGCAACAAGGGCATCTTCCGCGTGGCCCACGGAGAGCTCGAGGCGGTGGCCGAGGGCACGCTCGCGCGCGTCACCTCGCACACCTACGGGCAGGATGACGGGATGCGGGCCGAGGAGTGCAACGGGGTGGGTGCCCCGGCGGGCATCCGCGCCCGGGATGGGCGGCTGTGGTTCCCCACCATCCGGGGCGCCGTCGTCCATGACCCTCGCCAGCCCGAGGCCGCCGTGCCCTCGCCTCCGCCGGTGCTCATCGAGGAGCTCCGGGTGGACGGGCAGCCGGTGGCCTCCACCGAGTGGGGACGGATTCCACCGGGCGAGGGCCACGTGGAGATTCACTACACCTCGCCCAGCCTGCGCGCTCCGCAGCGGCTGGACTTCCGCTACCAGTTGGAGGGCATCGACAAGGAGTGGCTGCAGGCTGGCACGCGGCGCGTGGCGTACTACACGCGCCTGCCACCGGGGGACTATCGGTTCCGGGTGCTGGTGGCCTCCACGGACGGCAGCACGTCAGCGCCCGAGACGATGGTGGCCTTCCGCCTGGAGCCGCGCCTCTACCAGACGCTGGGCTTCCGCGTGGTGGCCGCGCTGGCGCTCGTGCTGGGGTTGGTGGGCGCGGTGTGGCTGCGCGTCCAGCGGCTGCGGGTGCGTGAGCGCAGGTTGCAGAAGCGCGTCGCTCAGCGCACCGCGGAGCTGGCCACCGTGAACGCGGACCTGCAGGCCCGGCTCCAGGAGCTCCAGGCCACGCGCGAGCGGCTCGTCCACGCCGAGAAGATGGCGGCGGTGGGCACGCTGGCGGCGGGCGTGGGGCATGAAATCAACAACCCGCTGGCCTTCATCATCTCCAACCTCCACTACGCGACGACGGAGGTGCGGAAGGAGGGGGAGCGCGGCGGTGTACGAACGCCCTGGCAGGACGTGGCGAAGGCGCTGGAGGAGGCGCTGGAGGGCGCCGACCGGGTGCGCCGCATCGTCCAGGACCTCAAGACGTTCTCCCGGGTTCAGCCCGAACAGCCCCAGCGGGTGGAGCTGCACACGGTGCTGGACCTGGCGCTGGCCATCTCGGAGGCGGAGACGCGCCACCGGGCCCGGGTGGTGCGCGACTACGGCGCGCCACCGGCCGTGTTCGGAGACGAGACACGGCTGGGGCAGGTGTTCCTCAACCTGCTGGTCAACGCAGCGCAGGCCATTCCCGAGGGCCACGCCGACACGAATGAGATTCGCGTCACCACGCGCGCGGATGCGCGGGGCCAGGCGGTGGTGGTGGTGAGCGACACTGGCTCGGGCATCTCCCCCGAGGTGCTGCCGCGCATCTTCGAGCCCTTCTTCACCACCAAGCCGGTGGGCGTGGGCACCGGGCTGGGCCTGTCCATCTGCCACTCGTATGTGGAGGCGATGGGTGGCGCCGTCCACGTGCGCAGCGAGCTGGGCCGCGGCACCACGTTCGAGGTGGTGCTGCCGGCCGCCGTGGAGGAGGCGGTGGCACCTCCCGTTCCCAGCGGCGTGCCGGTGAGCGCGGCCGTGCCCCGAGGCCGGCTGCTGATCATCGATGATGAGCCGCTGCTGACGGCGGCCCTGGCGCGCACCCTGGCGCCCGAGCACGAGGTGGAGACCTTCACCCGCGCGGGCCTGGCGCTCGAGCGGCTGCGCGGGGGGGAGCGGTACGCGCTCATCCTGTGTGACTTGATGATGCCGGAGATGACGGGCATGGAGCTCCACGAGACGCTGGCGCGCGAGCTGCCCTCCCAGGCCGAGCGCATGGTGTTCCTCACCGGCGGGGCCTTCACCGAGACGGCGCGCACGTTCCTGGAGCGCTCGCGCATGCCGTGTCTGGAGAAGCCCTTCGAGCCGGATCACCTGCGCGCACGGGTGCGCGAGCTGCTGTCGGGGCGTCCCCCGAGCGCCTCGGTGCCCGCGGCGTAG
- a CDS encoding HEAT repeat domain-containing protein has protein sequence MLPPDKAVRRLIHHFEEVGPAYEEMETIPVREVATVRALVEGLSSPEFRARLACAHALGRATVEEDVAAEAVAPLLVDEEELVQAAAGKALGQLASRTEAAVAPLQRALASAERDVVRDTLQGLQAGGGSASPEVTAQVRALARGEGPLRPHDERWGPELERDVAREACRVLSLFPGEATREALERALDRNEDLDWQVREAALDSLLKLDPSVRQSLGAILNMVRRRSRAADAHSAAHEVSALVQRLDPTRVDASAVVKALARWPLPSHAWNDPAPLLRDFMRQPTLSAEALAEVGAGLEDKSASVRATCVALLGWAGAKARPWRNDLLTRLDAGEPRLRAAAAEALGRLGDASPSVLSALKKHAQAHAQAEEGRAAREALERLDTPAPLPEGGTDTEAVIRAYLPHALSVEVRGLTVLREDTWYFAWKQVHQPTPEDAWSTDGEQVGLGALHLPTQHLETSALPCPLPARPTGAAGAKRRFSLEAMVGEELVCLLERPFMDSEGWGTRNFLFSFKPDSGAWFQFRPSRRGGRPAPLRPPVDEQAEAPERTISGGELLVWTEDGRELALHSDYTPYHLDDYEVAPQVQDAQARRRCAQESQEAGHTLQVDVSASEPWLLQSPGAEGVAPVKLYGLKRAVLARDTRVQRDELLALHCRRAIHARAEGRRYVVLALELSRRKKPSLPALVVLELPP, from the coding sequence TTGCTGCCCCCCGATAAAGCGGTGCGCAGGTTGATCCACCACTTCGAAGAGGTGGGCCCCGCATATGAGGAGATGGAGACCATCCCCGTGCGGGAGGTGGCCACGGTGCGTGCGCTGGTGGAGGGGCTCTCCTCTCCGGAGTTCCGCGCGCGGCTGGCGTGTGCCCACGCGCTGGGCCGGGCCACGGTGGAGGAGGACGTGGCGGCCGAGGCCGTCGCACCGCTGCTCGTGGACGAGGAGGAGCTCGTCCAGGCCGCCGCGGGCAAGGCGCTGGGGCAGCTTGCCTCCCGCACCGAGGCGGCCGTGGCTCCACTGCAGCGGGCGCTCGCGTCCGCTGAACGGGATGTCGTGCGGGACACGCTCCAGGGGCTTCAGGCGGGAGGCGGCAGTGCCTCCCCGGAGGTCACCGCGCAGGTGCGGGCCCTGGCGCGGGGCGAGGGTCCCCTGCGGCCCCACGACGAGCGCTGGGGCCCCGAGCTCGAACGAGACGTGGCCCGGGAGGCCTGCCGGGTGCTCTCCCTCTTCCCGGGGGAAGCCACGCGCGAGGCCCTGGAGCGCGCGCTCGACCGCAACGAGGACCTGGACTGGCAGGTGCGCGAGGCCGCGCTGGACTCGCTGCTGAAGCTGGACCCGAGCGTCCGTCAGTCCCTGGGCGCCATCTTGAACATGGTGCGCCGGCGCAGCCGTGCCGCGGATGCGCACTCGGCGGCGCACGAGGTGAGCGCCCTGGTGCAGCGGCTGGACCCAACGCGGGTGGACGCGAGCGCGGTGGTGAAGGCGCTCGCGCGCTGGCCCCTGCCCTCCCATGCGTGGAACGACCCGGCGCCGCTGCTGAGAGACTTCATGCGCCAGCCGACGTTGTCCGCGGAGGCGCTGGCGGAGGTGGGCGCTGGGCTCGAGGACAAGAGCGCCTCCGTGCGAGCCACGTGCGTGGCGCTGCTGGGCTGGGCTGGGGCGAAGGCGCGGCCATGGCGCAACGACTTGCTGACCCGGCTGGATGCCGGTGAGCCCCGACTGCGCGCGGCGGCGGCCGAGGCGCTGGGGAGGTTGGGGGACGCCTCTCCTTCCGTGCTCTCCGCCCTGAAGAAGCACGCGCAGGCACACGCACAGGCAGAGGAGGGCCGTGCGGCACGCGAGGCCCTCGAGCGGCTCGACACGCCAGCCCCCCTGCCCGAGGGAGGAACGGACACGGAGGCGGTGATCCGTGCCTACCTGCCCCATGCCCTCTCGGTGGAGGTGCGCGGCCTGACGGTGCTGCGGGAGGACACGTGGTACTTCGCGTGGAAGCAGGTCCACCAGCCCACGCCCGAGGACGCATGGAGCACGGATGGGGAGCAGGTCGGCCTGGGCGCGCTCCACCTGCCGACCCAGCACCTGGAGACCTCCGCCCTGCCCTGCCCGCTGCCCGCGCGGCCCACGGGAGCCGCGGGCGCCAAGCGGCGCTTCTCCCTGGAAGCCATGGTGGGCGAAGAGCTGGTGTGCCTGCTCGAGCGTCCCTTCATGGACAGCGAGGGCTGGGGCACGCGCAACTTCCTGTTCAGCTTCAAGCCTGACTCGGGCGCGTGGTTCCAGTTCCGCCCCTCCCGCCGTGGAGGGCGGCCAGCGCCCTTGCGTCCTCCCGTGGATGAGCAGGCGGAGGCGCCCGAGCGGACGATCAGCGGAGGGGAGCTGCTCGTCTGGACGGAGGACGGCCGGGAGCTGGCCCTGCACAGCGACTACACGCCCTACCACCTGGACGACTACGAGGTGGCGCCTCAGGTGCAGGACGCCCAGGCACGACGGCGGTGCGCGCAGGAGTCCCAGGAGGCGGGCCACACGCTGCAGGTGGATGTCTCGGCCAGCGAGCCCTGGCTCCTGCAGAGCCCTGGGGCAGAGGGAGTCGCCCCCGTGAAGCTCTATGGGCTGAAGCGCGCGGTACTCGCCCGGGACACGCGCGTGCAGCGCGACGAGCTCCTGGCCCTGCATTGCAGGCGAGCCATCCATGCTCGGGCCGAAGGCCGGCGCTACGTGGTGCTGGCCCTGGAGCTCTCCCGCCGGAAGAAGCCCTCCCTGCCCGCCCTGGTGGTGTTGGAGCTACCACCGTAA
- a CDS encoding metallophosphoesterase — protein MSVSVAVRFLLFFSITGLISVLGHVYLYRRMFRDTSGHPGWRKAGIAAMASLCLLMLGSRLLSRVLPSDTVLALATVGWTWMGVTTYLLLAFFTLGGLRALSHLVHRWRARPSTASAAPAPAPPPVSEERRQFLARATAGGALLATSGFVGYGSWRAFHPPTVTEVAVRLPGLPKALDGFTLVQLSDIHVGPVIQRRFMNAMVDQCNALKPDLVCITGDLVDGSVDELGYSVAALANLRSRHGTFFVTGNHEYYSGDEEWTEALKGMSVDVLRNRHVRIGEPGASFDLVGVDDWAAARTGSPHRYDLSKALSGRDPERAAVLLAHQPSNWREAAKAGIGLQLSGHTHGGQFFPFTLAISAIWEHDAGLFQENGRHIYVSRGTGFWGPPVRVAAPPEIVKVTLLS, from the coding sequence ATGTCCGTGTCCGTCGCCGTCCGCTTCCTGCTCTTCTTCTCCATCACGGGCCTCATCAGCGTCCTGGGCCATGTCTACCTGTACCGCCGCATGTTCCGGGACACCTCGGGACACCCCGGCTGGCGCAAGGCGGGCATCGCCGCCATGGCCTCCCTGTGCCTGCTCATGCTCGGCTCGCGGCTGCTCTCGCGCGTGCTGCCCTCGGACACGGTGCTCGCCCTCGCCACCGTCGGGTGGACCTGGATGGGCGTGACCACCTACCTGCTCCTGGCCTTCTTCACCCTCGGGGGCCTGCGCGCCCTCTCCCACCTCGTCCACCGCTGGCGCGCCCGCCCGTCCACCGCCTCCGCTGCCCCCGCGCCCGCTCCGCCTCCCGTCTCCGAGGAGCGCCGCCAGTTCCTCGCCCGCGCCACCGCCGGCGGCGCCCTGCTCGCCACCAGCGGCTTCGTCGGTTACGGCTCCTGGCGCGCCTTCCACCCTCCCACCGTCACCGAGGTGGCCGTGCGCCTGCCCGGCCTGCCCAAGGCCCTGGACGGCTTCACCCTCGTGCAGCTCAGCGACATCCACGTGGGCCCCGTCATCCAGCGCCGCTTCATGAATGCCATGGTCGACCAATGCAACGCGCTCAAGCCGGACCTCGTCTGCATCACCGGCGACCTGGTGGACGGCAGCGTGGACGAGCTGGGCTACTCCGTCGCCGCCCTCGCCAACCTGCGCAGCCGGCACGGCACCTTCTTCGTCACCGGCAACCACGAGTACTACTCGGGCGATGAGGAATGGACCGAGGCCCTGAAGGGCATGAGCGTCGACGTGCTGCGCAACCGCCACGTGCGCATCGGCGAGCCGGGCGCCTCCTTTGATCTCGTGGGCGTGGATGACTGGGCCGCCGCGCGCACCGGCTCTCCGCACCGGTACGACTTGTCCAAGGCCCTGTCGGGACGGGACCCAGAGCGAGCAGCCGTGCTCCTGGCGCACCAGCCCTCCAACTGGCGCGAGGCCGCCAAGGCGGGCATCGGCCTGCAGCTCTCGGGGCACACCCACGGCGGCCAGTTCTTCCCCTTCACCCTGGCCATCTCCGCCATCTGGGAGCACGACGCGGGGCTCTTCCAGGAGAACGGACGCCACATCTATGTCAGCCGGGGCACTGGCTTCTGGGGCCCTCCGGTCCGCGTGGCCGCGCCTCCGGAGATTGTGAAGGTAACCCTGCTTTCCTGA